The Streptomyces sp. A2-16 sequence ACTCGACTGTCCAGGATTTCCGGATCGGAGTAAATCCCTCGGCGCGGCCTGCCAGTAGGCGTTGGCGCCCGTTCCGTGGACACCACCGTGCGAGGTGACCCGGTACGGGCGGCTCGGCGCGTAACGGCGGCGGTGGTGAAGCCGACCGCGTCCTGGCTGTGCATGCCGTTGACGACCCGGGCGCTCAGGAGCCAGCGCAGACCGCGGTCGGTGCTCAGCCCTGAAGAGGCAGTGGGCGGCGAGTCGGCGCGCGACCAAGGCGGTGGACTGCGGCGGTGGACCTCTCTCGATGGCCTCAGGTCCTGCCTGAGCGGCGTCACTTTGCAGGAGGGTGAGCTCACAGCTATCTTCGTACTCAACAATGCGACTAGGTGACTAGTTGTTCAGCGATGGCCGTGTGCCACTTGCATCAGCAGCGTTGACGAGAGGCGGTCGGCCCCGTGTCGAGCAGTGGGTATCTGCGCTATGTCGCCCTGGGCGACAGTCACACCGAGGGGCTCGGGGACGGCGACGACGTCCATGGTCTTCGGGGCTGGGCGGACCGGCTCGCCGAGCAGGTCGCCCGCCACAGCCCCGGCCTGCTCTACGCCAACCTCGCAGTACGCGGCCGTAAGGCTGGTCAGGTACGCGCCGAGCAACTGGCTCCGGCTCTCGCGATGCGGCCCGACCTCGCCACGGTGGTGGCTGGAGTGAACGACGTGTTGCGCCCGGGCTGCGACCTCGACGAGGTGGCCGGCCACGTCGAGGCGATGTTCGCTGCCCTCACCGCGCAGGGCGCCACCGTCGCGACCCTGATGTTCCCCGACGTCGGGCGTATCACGCCGTTGGCCCGCCCGATCGGTCACCGTGTTCTCGCACTCAACGCGCGCATCCGCGAGGCCGCTGACCGCCACGGCGTGGTGGTGGCGGAGACGGCCGCGCACGCGGCGGCGACCGATCCGCGGTTGTGGAGTGCTGACCGGCTGCACGCCGGCCCGTTGGGACACGCGCGCATCGCGGCTGCCGCGGCCCAGGCGCTCGGCCTGCCGGGCAGCGACGACAGATGGACCCTCCCCCTTCCGGCCGAGGCGACAGACATCTCCGTCTGGAGGACCGTGGGTGGCGAACTGCGCTGGGCCGGCACCTTCCTCGGCCCTTGGATCGGCCGGCGCCTGCGTGGCCGATCCTCCGGGGACGGCCGCCAGGCCAAGCGGCCGGAGCTGCTTCCGGTGGCCGCGTCCGCCGGGGACACCGCCCCATCGGTGTGATGCTCCGGCTTGCGACGAACAGACGGCCCCTCGCACTGAACTTGCGTCAGATCACCGGCGTCGTCCGCTCCATCCCCCCCTACGACGCCCAGGGCGACGCCGGACCGCCCCGAGGCTGGGTGGTCCAGGGCTTGGGACTCACGGTCGTGCGCCCTCTACGGCTTCGGCGTGACGTGGTTCTACGGCCGCAAGGGACTGCATCGCAATCCCGCCGCCAACGAACCGCAGCCGGTCCTCGTTCGGACACAGACCGACGACCCCGGACTGCTCACGAATGCCAGTTACTAACTTTGTTGATGAACAGTGTGGGTGGGTTCACCGCTGTCAGCCGTCGGCACGGAGCGCGGCCGTACGCTGTTCGAGCCTGCGCAGCGCCATGTCCCCCCACTCGAGGTTCTCCCGTTCGAACGACATACCGCGCAGCAGGGTGAGATACGGGCCGATGCGCTCGGCCTCGGCGAAGTACGCCTCCTCAGAGCGCCCGTCGAGCAGGCGCTGCCGGAGCCGCTCATAGCGGGCCAGCTTGGCGGTGGCCCACTCCATGCGCTCGGTGATGGCGGTCCGGACCGCTTCCATGTCTCCCGCGTCCAGGCACTGCACCTTGACAAGCAACTCGTCCCGGATCACCGCTGGTTTGCCCAAGGGTTCGGCGGTGTAGGCGCGGACGGCCTTCCGCCCAGCCTCCGTCAAGGAGAACAGTCG is a genomic window containing:
- a CDS encoding PadR family transcriptional regulator, yielding MALRNAVMAALLEGEASGYDLAKAFDATVANFWMSTPQQLYRELDRMEAEGLVTARVVEQERRPNKRLFSLTEAGRKAVRAYTAEPLGKPAVIRDELLVKVQCLDAGDMEAVRTAITERMEWATAKLARYERLRQRLLDGRSEEAYFAEAERIGPYLTLLRGMSFERENLEWGDMALRRLEQRTAALRADG
- a CDS encoding SGNH/GDSL hydrolase family protein, which gives rise to MSSSGYLRYVALGDSHTEGLGDGDDVHGLRGWADRLAEQVARHSPGLLYANLAVRGRKAGQVRAEQLAPALAMRPDLATVVAGVNDVLRPGCDLDEVAGHVEAMFAALTAQGATVATLMFPDVGRITPLARPIGHRVLALNARIREAADRHGVVVAETAAHAAATDPRLWSADRLHAGPLGHARIAAAAAQALGLPGSDDRWTLPLPAEATDISVWRTVGGELRWAGTFLGPWIGRRLRGRSSGDGRQAKRPELLPVAASAGDTAPSV